The following DNA comes from Amycolatopsis albispora.
CTGGCCGACAAGGCCGAGGAGTACGCGAAGGCCGACGGCCGCACCGCCGAGCGCGCCGAGCTGATCACCGATCTCGGTGAGCGCATCGACTTCCACCGGTTCCTGGTGGTGTGGTGGCCGGTGCTGCACCCGGCCGAGGTGCTGCGCTGGCTCGGTGAGGAAAAGCGGCTGGCCAAGGTGGGCAAGGGCCTGCTCAACCGCGAGGAGATCACCCTGCTGGCCGGTTCGCTGGCCGACACCACCACCGGCTGGTCGGTGGCCGACATCGCGCTGCTCGACGAGCTGCGCGTGCTGATCGGCCCGCCGCCGAAGCGCCGCCGCCGCGCCCAGTCGATCGAGCTGGACGCCGCGCCGGTCGCGCGCGGCACCACCGGCACCGGCCCGCAGCGGCCGGAGCACTACGACGAGTACTCGCACATCGTGGTCGACGAGTCGCAGGATCTCTCGCCGATGCAGTGGCGCATGGTCGGGCGGCGCGGGAAGTACGCGAGCTGGACCGTGGTCGGCGACCCGGTGCAGAGCTCGTGGCCGGACCCGCCGGAGGCCGCGCAGGCCAGGGAGCAGGCGTTCGGCCGCGGCACCGCGCACCGGCGCTTCACCCTGCGCACCAACTACCGGAACTCGGCGGAGATCTTCGACCTGGCGGCCAAGGTGGTCGCCAACCAGGCCGAGGCCGACGAGCTGCCGAAGGCGGTGCGCACCACCGGGCTGGAGCCCGAGGTCCGGCCGGTCGACCCGGCCGCGTGGGAAAGCTCGGTGCAGGCGGCGGCCAAGGAGCTGATGGGCGCGGTCGAGGGCACGGTCGGCGTGATCTGCGCCATGGACCGGGTGCCCGAGGTCGAGCGCTGGCTGGCCGGCCAGGCCGACGAACGGCTCAAGGTGGTCGGCAGCCTCGACTCGAAGGGGCTCGAATACGACGCGGTCGTCCTGGTGGAACCGGCGGAGCTGGTCACCGAGTCCTCGACGGGACGCCGGGTGCTCTACGTCGCGCTGACCCGCGCCACGCAGCAGCTGACCGTGCTGGCCTCCGATCCCTCCTGGCTGCCGTAGTAGCCGCAGGGAAGGTTTCGGGGCCCGCGCGCGTTCAACCCAGGCGTGAGTTCCCTGTCTGAAGTGCCCCTGTCCGTGCTCGACCTGGCGCCGATCGTCAGCGGATCGGACGCGCGGGCCGCGCTGGAGAGCAGCGTCGAGCTGGCCAAGTTCACCGAGCGCCTCGGCTACCACCGCTACTGGGTGGCCGAGCACCACAACATGCCGGGCATCGCCAGCTCGGCCACCTCGGTGCTGATGAGCCACATCGCCACCGCCACCGAGCGCATCCGCGTCGGCTCCGGCGGCATCATGCTGCCCAACCACGCGCCGCTGGTGATCGCCGAGCAGTTCGGCATGCTCGAGGCCTTCCACCCCGGGCGCATCGACCTGGGCATCGGCCGCGCGCCGGGCACCGACCAGCGCACCGCGCTCGCGCTGCGCGGGCCCGCCGGGCTGTCCGCCGACGACTTCCCGCAGAAGCTCCAGGAACTGCGCGGCTACTTCGAGCCGGGTGAGGGCCGCGCCGTGCGCGCGTTCCCCGCGGAGGGGTACAAGGTGCCGGTGTGGCTGCTCGGTTCGAGCGGGTTCAGCGCCCAGCTCGCCGGCGCGCTCGGGCTGCCGTTCAGCTTCGCGCACCACTTCAGCGCGCAGAACACGATCCCCGCGGTGCGCCTGTACCGCGAGTCGTTCCAGCCGTCCGAGGTGCTCGACAAGCCGTACGTGATGCTGGGTGTCTCCGTGCTCGCCGCGGACACCGACGAGCACGCGCGCTACCTGGCCGGGCCGAGCGCGCTGACCTTCCTCAGCCTGCGCCGCGGGCGGCCGATCCCGCTGCCCACGCCGGAGGAAGCCGCCGCCTACCCGTACACCGACGTCGACAACATGTTCGTCGAGGAACGGCTCGGCACCACCGTGCTCGGCTCGCCGGAGACCGTGCGCAAGGGCCTGGAAGCCCTGCTCGAGGACACCGACGCGGACGAGCTGATGATCACCACCATGGTCCACGGCGAAGAGGACCGGAAGCGCTCCTACGAGCTGGTCACTTCAGCACGAGGTTGAACCGGTCGGCGGCGGCGATCGCGAACACGCCCGATCCCGCCGCCGCGGGCACCGCGATCGCGCTGCTGTTGCTCCAGCCCCAGGCGATCACCTTGCCGGTGGACAGCAGCGCGACGCTGTGCGTCCAGCCCGCCGCGATCGCGGTCACGCCGGTGGCCGTGGCGGGCACGGTGGCCTGCTTGTACTCGTTGTTGCCCCAGGCGATCACCGTGCCGTCGGACTTGAGCGCGAGGTTGTGGTCCCAGCCCGCGGAGATCGCGGTGACCCCGGACTTCGCCGCGGCCGGCACGTCGAGCTGACCCCAGTCGTTGCCGCCCCAGGCGATGACCCCGCCGTTCTTCAGCGCCAGGTTGTGGTCGCCGCCGACGGAAATCGCGCTCACGCCGGACTTCGCTTCCGGCGGCACGTCGTCACGCAGTCCCCAGCTGACCACCTGCCCGCCCTGCTTGAGCGCGAGGTTGTGGAAGCCGTAGGAAGAGATGGCGGTGACACCGGACTTTGCCGCGTCGGGGACCTTCAGCTGCCCGAACCAGTCGTTGCCCCAGGCGACGACACCACCGTTCTTGAGCGCGAGGCTGTGCCCCCACCCGGCCGCGAGCGCGCTGGCGCCCTGCGCCTCGGCGGGCACGGTGGTCTGCCCGTAGATGTTGTTGCCCCAGGCGACCACGGTGCCGTCCGCCTTGCGCGCGAGCGCGTGCACGCCACCGACGCGCACTTCCGCGACCCCGGCGGTGAGCCCGGCGGGCACCGGCCGCTGCTGCCAGATGCCGTTGCCCCAGGCGATGACCCCGCCGGTGCCGTCCGCTGCCGCGGCGGCCTCGACCGGCGGCGCGGGCTCGGACGACGCGGACGACTCGGTGGCCGGTGGTGGCGCGGGCGGCGCGGGCTCGGGTTCCACCGACACCGCGGTCAGCGCGCCGGCCAGCAACAGCCCCGCTCCCAGCGCGCCCACCACGAGCGAAGCCGATTTCCGCATTGTTCCTCCGGACCATCACCTGCGGCCGTTCGCCCGAACGCGGCATGCGTAGAAGACAGTCGAACTTTACGACAGGACCACGCCGAACACGGTCCGTCGCGGTTACCGGGGTCATTTTTCATACGCTGGTGACAAAGCCGGGGCGGCCGATCCGGCGGAGGTGACAAATTCACCGATACAGGAGCCGAGTTTGCCCTGGATTCCTTGCGCCCTCTTGATTCGCCAGGACACACGCTCGTAATCTACTAGCGGGTAACCCGAGAACGGACGGTGTAAAAAGGGGGCTCCGCCGTCCGGTATCAGCTCTACCCCGGGATCGATCTCCACTTTACTCGGCCGCCGAAGAATCGGCGAGCAGCCGCCGTGCCCGTTTTACGCGGACCAGCAGAACGACTGAGGAGATTATCGCTTATGTCACGACGATTCGGCAGACTC
Coding sequences within:
- a CDS encoding LLM class flavin-dependent oxidoreductase, which encodes MPLSVLDLAPIVSGSDARAALESSVELAKFTERLGYHRYWVAEHHNMPGIASSATSVLMSHIATATERIRVGSGGIMLPNHAPLVIAEQFGMLEAFHPGRIDLGIGRAPGTDQRTALALRGPAGLSADDFPQKLQELRGYFEPGEGRAVRAFPAEGYKVPVWLLGSSGFSAQLAGALGLPFSFAHHFSAQNTIPAVRLYRESFQPSEVLDKPYVMLGVSVLAADTDEHARYLAGPSALTFLSLRRGRPIPLPTPEEAAAYPYTDVDNMFVEERLGTTVLGSPETVRKGLEALLEDTDADELMITTMVHGEEDRKRSYELVTSARG
- a CDS encoding RCC1 domain-containing protein, with product MRKSASLVVGALGAGLLLAGALTAVSVEPEPAPPAPPPATESSASSEPAPPVEAAAAADGTGGVIAWGNGIWQQRPVPAGLTAGVAEVRVGGVHALARKADGTVVAWGNNIYGQTTVPAEAQGASALAAGWGHSLALKNGGVVAWGNDWFGQLKVPDAAKSGVTAISSYGFHNLALKQGGQVVSWGLRDDVPPEAKSGVSAISVGGDHNLALKNGGVIAWGGNDWGQLDVPAAAKSGVTAISAGWDHNLALKSDGTVIAWGNNEYKQATVPATATGVTAIAAGWTHSVALLSTGKVIAWGWSNSSAIAVPAAAGSGVFAIAAADRFNLVLK